One segment of Drosophila gunungcola strain Sukarami unplaced genomic scaffold, Dgunungcola_SK_2 000111F, whole genome shotgun sequence DNA contains the following:
- the LOC128265313 gene encoding uncharacterized protein LOC128265313: MHYAYITCMRTLCYSQHSKSRTPAYFCENCLQFITSTNSTHDTKECGKVAAEYPKPNTITKFKNFYKKLSPPVVIYADIEAVLKKVHTTQNDPSISSTTTSQEHIACAVSFFVVHKYNPSLNRQWTYEGDDCIKKFCQALKDTTKGLYHKYWTTQTRLQDECEPISVDNDNCCACELPIRDNAEMFYDQFSGSHIGYIHKNCKVDYKLTEAFFPVVFHNLSRYDIHLFIKELGNNLKPIPCNKELYIALTQTIRFDEKDYYKIQFIDSNRFLNSSLEKLASYMDESNFKLLKTKFQGEKFNQMRQKGVFPYDFLDSFEKMEEKNLPPIEYFYNSLTDQPCSFEAYQFAQKVWSTFNCKSIRDYLKLYLESDVMILADVFENFRIICLQIYKLDPVNYVTAPSISWDAMLKFTRTELTLISNPDMYNFIKRSIRGGLTQCTQRISCANNKYMKDFDSNKPVNFLAYIDANNLYGWAMSQPLPISEFKFLNNLEINQFDIKNISTEGDYGFMLEVDLEYPTEIHDAHNSLPFCPESKIPPDSKISKLIADLCNKENYIIHLKYLQLCIQHGLKIKKIHRILKFRQSCWLKPYIDLNTKHRKLAKNEFEKNFYKLMNNAIYGKTMENVEKRRDIALVSHYHSKQNSPGFRQRIASHNFHSVALFGPNLAAIEATKSRIRYDKPIYWFKCFRTF; encoded by the exons ATGCATTATGCTTATATAACCTGTATGAGAACACTATGCTACTCACAGCATTCAAAATCTAGAACCCCTGCCTATTTTTGTGAAAACTGTTTACAGTTTATAACGTCAACAAATTCTACACATGATACCAAGGAATGCGGTAAAGTGGCTGCGGAATATCCAAAGCCGAATaccataacaaaatttaaaaatttttataaaaaactatcaCCACCGGTAGTTATATATGCAGACATTGAAGcggtattaaaaaaagttcacaCAACCCAAAACGATCCATCAATTTCATCTACAACGACATCTCAAGAGCATATTGCTTGCGCTGTATCATTTTTTGTGGTACATAAATATAACCCAAGTCTTAATAGACAATGGACCTATGAag gagatgattgcattaaaaagttttgtcaaGCACTCAAGGATACTACCAAGGGCTTATACCACAAATATTGGACCACCCAAACAAGGCTCCAAGATGAATGCGAACCGATCTCCGTCGACAACGATAATTGCTGTGCCTGTGAGTTACCGATACGGGATAACGCAGAAATGTTTTATGATCAATTCTCTGGTAGCCATATAGGCTATAtccataaaaattgtaaagtaGATTATAAGTTAACTGAAGCGTTTTTCCCAGTAGTTTTTCATAACCTTTCTAGGTAtgacattcatttatttattaaggaattaggaaataatttaaaaccgaTTCCTTGTAATAAGGAATTATATATTGCTTTGACCCAAACTATTAGATTTGATGAAAAAGATTattacaaaattcaattcataGATTCCAAcaggtttttaaattctagTCTAGAAAAACTAGCTAGCTACATGGATGaatctaattttaaacttttaaaaactaaatttcaaGGGgagaaatttaatcaaatgagACAAAAAGGGGTATTCCCATATGACTTTTTagatagttttgaaaaaatggaagaaaaaaatctCCCGCCAATTGAATATTTCTATAATTCCCTAACAGACCAACCTTGTTCTTTTGAGGCTTACCAATTTGCTCAAAAGGTTTGGTCAACCTTTAATTGTAAGAGTATTAgggattatttaaaattgtatttagaaAGTGATGTTATGATTTTAGCAGATGTTTTTGAGAATTTTAGAATAATATGCctacaaatatataagcttGACCCAGTTAATTATGTAACAGCTCCATCAATTTCCTGGGATGCTATGTTAAAGTTCACGCGAACcgaattaactttaataagcAATCCTGAtatgtacaattttattaaaagatctATACGAGGGGGATTGACTCAATGCACCCAAAGAATTTCGTGTGCTAATAATAAGTACATGAAAGATTTTGATAGTAACAAACCTGTTAACTTTTTAGCTTACATAGATgctaataatttatatggcTGGGCTATGAGTCAACCTCTTCCTATatcagaatttaaatttttgaataatctggaaattaatcaattcgatattaaaaatatatcaacagAAGGGGATTACGGATTTATGTTAGAAGTAGACCTTGAATACCCTACTGAAATTCATGATGCTCATAATTCGCTGCCTTTTTGTCCTGAAAGTAAAATACCTCCAGACtccaaaatatcaaaattaattgcagacttatgtaataaagaaaattatattattcatttaaaatatctgcaACTTTGTATTCAACAtggacttaaaataaaaaaaattcacagaATACTAAAATTTAGACAATCTTGTTGGTTAAAACCCTATatagatttaaatacaaaacatagaaaattagctaaaaatgaatttgaaaaaaatttctataaattaatgaataatgCTATATACGGAAAAACTATGGAAAACGTTGAAAAGAGACGAGATATAGCTCTAGTTTCCCATTACCATTCAAAACAGAACTCTCCTGGATTTAGACAACGAATAGCTAGTCACAATTTTCACAGTGTAGCACTTTTTGGACCCAATTTAGCTGCAATAGAAGCCACAAAATCTCGCATACGTTATGATAAACCCATATATTGGTTCAAGTGTTTTAGAACTTTCTAA